In one window of Comamonas testosteroni DNA:
- a CDS encoding ISL3 family transposase, with the protein MLDSKLLQALGGWEGYVVERVQWPQGDSRTVSIYLKPQARVMHCERCGAQCSQVHETTTRRVRDLALFEYRVVLHVPRRRLWCDSCGGPHLEKLSWLGRYQRVTDRLAQACSQLLRSSSIKAVAAFFDLGWHTVKSIDKALLLATTAQPQWDQIEYLAMDEFALHKGHRYATVVVDPISRRVLWVGQGRSRETARQFFEQLPAGVAQRIRAVAIDMTTAYELEIKAHCPNAEIVYDLFHVVAKYGREVIDRVRVDQANLLRQQPSARKVLKSSRRLLLRNRNKLQPQQAVQLKELLAANQPLMTVYVLRDELKQLWFYRRATWAHRAWRHWCDQAHQSGIAALSTFAQRLQSYLHGIIARCRHPLNTSVVEGINNTIKVIKRRAYGYRDQDYFFLKIRAAFPGNAR; encoded by the coding sequence ATGCTGGACTCGAAGTTATTGCAGGCTCTTGGCGGCTGGGAGGGCTACGTGGTTGAACGTGTGCAGTGGCCCCAGGGCGATAGCCGCACTGTGTCGATTTATCTGAAGCCGCAGGCCCGCGTCATGCATTGCGAGCGCTGCGGTGCGCAGTGCAGCCAAGTCCATGAGACCACGACACGGCGCGTGCGCGATCTGGCATTGTTCGAGTACAGAGTGGTGCTACATGTGCCGCGTCGGCGTCTGTGGTGCGATAGCTGTGGTGGCCCGCACCTGGAGAAACTCAGCTGGCTCGGTCGCTACCAGCGCGTCACAGACCGTCTGGCGCAGGCGTGCAGCCAGTTGCTTCGCAGCAGCAGCATCAAGGCGGTAGCGGCCTTCTTCGATCTGGGCTGGCACACCGTCAAGTCCATCGACAAAGCCTTGCTGCTGGCCACCACTGCGCAGCCGCAATGGGATCAGATCGAGTACCTGGCGATGGACGAGTTTGCGCTGCACAAGGGCCATCGCTACGCCACAGTCGTCGTCGACCCCATCAGCCGGCGGGTGCTGTGGGTGGGGCAAGGGCGCTCACGCGAGACGGCCCGCCAGTTCTTCGAGCAGTTGCCCGCTGGCGTTGCCCAGCGCATTCGCGCAGTTGCTATCGACATGACTACGGCTTACGAGCTGGAGATCAAGGCCCACTGCCCTAACGCCGAGATCGTCTATGACCTGTTCCATGTCGTGGCCAAGTATGGCCGGGAGGTTATCGACCGAGTGCGTGTCGATCAGGCCAACTTGCTGCGCCAACAGCCCTCAGCACGTAAGGTGCTCAAATCCAGCCGCAGGTTGCTGCTGCGCAATCGCAACAAGCTGCAGCCTCAACAAGCAGTGCAACTCAAGGAACTGCTGGCGGCCAATCAACCATTGATGACGGTATACGTCTTGCGCGACGAGCTCAAACAGTTGTGGTTCTACCGTCGTGCGACTTGGGCGCATCGCGCCTGGCGGCACTGGTGTGATCAAGCCCATCAAAGCGGCATTGCCGCACTGAGCACCTTCGCTCAGCGCTTGCAAAGCTACCTGCACGGGATCATCGCCCGATGCAGGCATCCGTTGAACACAAGTGTTGTGGAGGGCATCAACAACACCATCAAGGTCATCAAGCGCCGGGCCTATGGCTACCGCGATCAGGACTACTTCTTTCTGAAGATTCGCGCAGCATTCCCCGGTAATGCGCGATGA
- a CDS encoding Bug family tripartite tricarboxylate transporter substrate binding protein produces MNFAVTLIRACLLCGLLMSAACADKAASRQPVKIVVGFEAGGAMDTLARAFATQLSVRLQRSVYVENRVGAGGAIAANYVAKSRPDGNTLLLASPAEIFINPIYTRSRDSGEVADMVPVAKISSAPIVLATRGDSAIHQLGDIAAAAQNNAHGLSFASSGIGSLQHLVGESLGKALGVELLHVPYGGAASATASLMGKQVDLLFAGLAPIASHLQSQKIHALGIASAQRSKRFSDIPTFQEMGLQGVSFEYWQGVFLPKGATSELALYLSTEINKVIKDTDFVDQLENSGFEVAYKDYKQFEPFLQAEDQRYRSFFRKSGFLY; encoded by the coding sequence ATGAACTTTGCCGTGACGCTAATTCGAGCTTGTCTGCTTTGCGGGCTGCTGATGAGTGCAGCCTGTGCCGACAAGGCTGCGTCTCGCCAACCCGTCAAAATTGTTGTCGGATTCGAAGCCGGCGGTGCCATGGATACCTTGGCGCGCGCGTTTGCAACCCAGCTCTCAGTGCGATTGCAGCGCTCCGTCTATGTGGAAAACAGAGTAGGGGCAGGTGGAGCCATTGCCGCGAACTATGTTGCGAAATCCAGGCCCGATGGGAATACGTTGCTCTTGGCGTCGCCTGCCGAAATTTTCATCAATCCGATCTACACCAGAAGTAGGGACTCGGGCGAGGTCGCTGATATGGTGCCGGTCGCCAAAATTTCCTCTGCTCCTATTGTTCTTGCCACGCGTGGCGACTCCGCAATACATCAACTGGGTGATATCGCAGCTGCGGCACAAAATAATGCCCATGGCTTGAGTTTCGCGTCCTCAGGAATTGGCAGCTTGCAGCATTTGGTGGGCGAGAGCTTGGGCAAAGCCTTGGGCGTGGAGCTATTGCATGTTCCTTACGGAGGAGCCGCTTCTGCAACTGCAAGCCTGATGGGAAAGCAAGTGGATTTACTCTTTGCGGGGCTTGCTCCCATAGCCTCCCATCTTCAAAGCCAAAAGATACACGCATTGGGGATTGCCTCGGCTCAGAGGTCGAAACGTTTTTCCGATATCCCCACGTTTCAGGAGATGGGACTCCAAGGCGTCAGCTTCGAATACTGGCAAGGAGTCTTCCTTCCCAAGGGAGCAACATCCGAACTGGCTCTGTATCTATCCACCGAGATCAACAAGGTGATCAAAGACACAGACTTTGTGGATCAACTGGAAAATTCAGGTTTTGAAGTTGCGTACAAGGACTACAAGCAGTTCGAGCCATTTTTGCAAGCGGAGGATCAGCGCTACCGGAGTTTTTTTAGGAAAAGCGGCTTTTTATATTGA
- the cysQ gene encoding 3'(2'),5'-bisphosphate nucleotidase CysQ, with protein sequence MAITREAGALIMKIYRRDFEVRGKQDASPVTEADEKAERLILERLGALPSLFPVVSEEAAAAGYVPEMGQCFWLVDPLDGTKEFINRNGEFTVNIALIEDGVPVLGVVFAPALDRMYAGAIGLGAWLEVQGKRQAIECRSIPEDGLDVVASRSHGDADALDHFLNGRSVRSLKSAGSSLKICLIAEGEADLYPRLGRTMEWDIAAGHAVLAAAGGQIHALNGDVLSYGKRDLSNPHFYACSRDYR encoded by the coding sequence ATGGCCATCACCCGCGAAGCGGGTGCTTTAATCATGAAGATCTATCGCCGCGACTTTGAGGTGCGCGGCAAGCAGGATGCATCGCCCGTGACTGAAGCCGACGAAAAGGCCGAGCGCCTGATTCTTGAGCGCCTGGGCGCCTTGCCGTCGCTGTTTCCCGTCGTTTCCGAGGAAGCCGCTGCGGCGGGATATGTACCTGAGATGGGGCAATGCTTCTGGCTGGTTGATCCTCTGGACGGAACCAAGGAATTCATCAACCGCAATGGCGAGTTCACAGTCAATATCGCGCTGATCGAAGATGGAGTCCCTGTGCTGGGCGTCGTTTTCGCTCCGGCGCTGGATCGCATGTACGCTGGCGCCATAGGACTCGGCGCATGGCTGGAGGTGCAGGGAAAGCGCCAAGCCATTGAATGCAGAAGCATCCCGGAGGATGGCCTTGATGTGGTGGCCAGTCGTTCGCACGGCGATGCTGATGCGCTTGATCATTTTCTCAATGGGCGCTCGGTGCGGTCACTCAAAAGTGCAGGCTCATCGCTCAAGATTTGTCTGATTGCCGAGGGAGAGGCTGACCTCTATCCACGCTTGGGTCGAACCATGGAGTGGGATATCGCTGCGGGTCATGCGGTGCTGGCCGCTGCAGGCGGTCAGATTCATGCGCTCAACGGAGATGTTCTGAGCTACGGCAAGCGAGATTTGAGTAATCCTCATTTCTATGCATGCTCGAGAGATTACCGCTGA